A genome region from Triticum aestivum cultivar Chinese Spring chromosome 2B, IWGSC CS RefSeq v2.1, whole genome shotgun sequence includes the following:
- the LOC123044700 gene encoding ankyrin repeat domain-containing protein 13C: MSVQDPSPVPLPAAARPKRTSSAPIRPSDYAHSPAHHCVALRDAAGLSAILAGLPPLAHPSRILSAADAAREARLSASVSAALDRRDVPGGDTALHLAVRLRLPSLASALAAAGADPTLQNHAGWTPLQEALCLGCKDIAAFLLRAHRLAAWAKLRRRAPALSAALRRVQDFYLEVDFHFESSVVPLLSRAAPSDTYRIWKRGANLRADTTLAGFDGLRIRRADHSFLFFGEETEAGGRRLPPGSLLVLHRGKREVHDAFAAAAAAGDEDAATSDAAAYRPGLNITSARLVPRTTWLRKEKTESVGEWKARVFDVHNVVFSFRTLKAASSGRKDLTFELAGEDDEEFLPLEIRDDDEDGDFLVADIPPPPPRRSCYVPGRRSVAGPPSHMGTPQRRRNSVDVPRRLPTCASVGRGEDGVFSRNATTGGAKWKEEETVKTLRPTVWLTEDFPLSVDEFLPLLDILATRMRAVRRLRELLTTKFPTGTFPVKVAIPVVPTVRVVITFNKFVPLVEPEEFFTPMSSPSLLASPGPGSIMPKPDTHKSSYLRWTSKNSRAKPVNLSQVADNTDPFTIPSDYTWVNLGSTKTQDKKSSKTSNKKGKSKET, translated from the exons ATGTCAGTTCAGGACCCATCCCCCGTGCCACTCCCCGCCGCGGCGCGACCCAAGCGCACGTCCTCCGCGCCGATCCGGCCCTCCGACTACGCGCACAGCCCGGCGCACCACTGCGTCGCGTTGCGGGACGCCGCCGGCCTCTCCGCCATCCTCGCCGGCCTCCCGCCCCTCGCCCACCCCTCACGCATCctctccgccgccgacgccgcgcgCGAGGCCCGCCTCTCGGCGTCCGTCTCCGCGGCGCTCGACCGCCGCGACGTCCCAGGTGGGGACACCGCGCTCCACCTCGCCGTGCGCCTCAGGCTCCCCTCCCTCGCctccgcgctcgccgccgccggcgccgaccCCACGCTCCAGAACCACGCCGGGTGGACGCCGCTCCAGGAGGCGCTCTGCCTGGGGTGCAAGGACATCGCGGCCTTCCTCCTCCGCGCCCACCGGCTGGCGGCCTGGGCCAAGCTCCGCCGCCGGGCGCCCGCGCTCTCCGCCGCGCTCCGCCGGGTCCAGGACTTCTACCTCGAGGTGGATTTCCACTTCGAGAGCTCCGTCGTGCCGCTCCTCTCGCGCGCCGCGCCGTCCGACACCTACCGGATATGGAAGCGCGGCGCCAACCTGCGTGCGGACACCACCCTCGCCGGCTTCGACGGCCTCCGCATTCGGCGGGCTGACCACTCTTTCCTCTTTTTCGGCGAGGAGACTGAAGCCGGCGGCCGCCGCCTCCCCCCGGGATCGCTCCTTGTGCTCCACCGCGGCAAGCGCGAGGTGCATGACGCgttcgcggccgccgccgccgccggggacgAGGATGCGGCCACCTCCGACGCGGCCGCCTACCGGCCGGGGCTCAACATCACCTCCGCTAGGCTCGTCCCGAGGACCACGTGGCTGCGCAAGGAGAAGACGGAGAGCGTTGGGGAGTGGAAGGCGCGGGTGTTCGACGTCCACAACGTCGTCTTCTCCTTCCGCACGCTCAAGGCAGCCAGCTCCGGCCGCAAGGACTTGACCTTCGAGCTTGCCGGAGAAGACGACGAGGAGTTCTTGCCGCTGGAGATCCGGGATGACGACGAGGACGGCGACTTCTTAGTCGCCGACATCCCCCCGCCCCCGCCACGGCGCAGCTGCTACGTGCCTGGCCGGCGCAGCGTGGCAGGACCACCCTCGCATATGGGGACGCCGCAGAGGAGGAGGAACAGCGTGGACGTGCCGCGACGGCTGCCAACCTGTGCATCGGTGGGCCGCGGCGAGGACGGCGTGTTCAGCCGGAACGCAACGACCGGGGGAGCCAAGTGGAAGGAGGAGGAGACGGTGAAGACACTGCGACCAACCGTGTGGCTCACCGAGGACTTCCCGCTGAGCGTCGACGAGTTCTTGCCCCTGCTGGACATCTTGGCTACCCGTATGCGCGCCGTCCGCCGCCTCCGTGAGCTGCTCACCACCAAGTTCCCGACTGGGACATTCCCTGTGAAG GTTGCGATCCCTGTTGTTCCGACTGTGAGGGTAGTCATCACCTTCAACAAGTTTGTTCCCCTGGTAGAGCCAGAGGAGTTCTTCACGCCGATGTCGAGCCCCAGCCTGCTGGCGAGCCCAGGTCCGGGATCCATCATGCCTAAGCCGGACACCCACAAGAGCTCGTATCTGAGGTGGACATCCAAGAACTCGAGAGCAAAGCCAGTGAACCTGTCGCAGGTCGCGGACAACACCGACCCCTTCACCATCCCCAGCGACTACACCTGGGTAAACCTAGGTTCCACCAAGACCCAGGACAAGAAGTCATCCAAGACCAGTAATAAAAAGGGCAAGAGCAAAGAGACCTAA